A genomic segment from Spinacia oleracea cultivar Varoflay chromosome 3, BTI_SOV_V1, whole genome shotgun sequence encodes:
- the LOC110804209 gene encoding zinc finger protein 7-like encodes MGGSKDNDNNSSSPRPKRHLFKICYCKYCGRRFLNWQALGGHQNAHKKERQEAKNHKQEMSSMMMIGSFGLPLTAACSFAQPHGVAHHQIIAGQPIFSGSLIISSSSSSTHPVINYWPGSYRLDEGSVYPYAAAARITNQVQGDINYGAVQQLEKGSSPKELRPLRVPDLNLDPPL; translated from the coding sequence ATGGGAGGTTCCAAAGATAATGATAACAACTCCTCCTCTCCAAGGCCAAAAAGACATCTTTTTAAGATATGTTATTGCAAATATTGTGGTAGGAGATTCCTAAACTGGCAAGCATTAGGCGGCCATCAAAATGCTCATAAAAAGGAGAGACAAGAAGCAAAGAATCACAAACAAGAAATGAGTTCAATGATGATGATAGGGAGTTTTGGGTTGCCATTGACGGCCGCCTGCTCCTTTGCTCAGCCCCACGGTGTTGCGCACCACCAGATCATTGCCGGACAACCCATATTTTCCGGCAGTCTCAtaatcagcagcagcagcagtagTACTCACCCTGTTATCAACTACTGGCCAGGGAGTTATCGTCTGGATGAGGGCTCAGTGTATCCCTATGCGGCTGCAGCAAGGATCACCAACCAAGTTCAAGGTGATATTAACTATGGTGCAGTGCAGCAGCTTGAGAAAGGTAGTAGCCCAAAAGAGTTAAGGCCCTTAAGGGTACCTGACCTTAACTTAGACCCCCCTCTTTGA
- the LOC130470142 gene encoding uncharacterized protein: MTFTADDCLGFHYKHEEPLVISMDLNNHNVHRVLVDGGSAVNIIFINFFKQMILEEGEESLTKVSYPLIGFNGSAAVPRGKITLPVTVGQGQAARNVQEEFLVMDCDSLYNVIMGRTMIHKMQAIPSTLGDGSKDEEAKQDPSRGEKKAKRRKAGSSSLVKPTEVDARPETPSPEPDKEMEDISLEDDSNRSV; encoded by the exons ATGACTTTCACCGCCGATGACTGCCTTGGATTCCACTACAAACATGAAGAACCGTTGGTAATTTCCATGGATCTTAACAATCACAACGTTCACAGAGTACTGGTCGATGGAGGGAGcgccgtcaacatcatcttcataAACTTCTTCAAGCAAATGATCCTCGAGGAAGGAGAAGAATCACTGACGAAGGTCAGCTACCCACTGATTGGATTCAACGGATCTGCAGCAGTTCCCCGAGGGAAGATCACCCTACCAGTCACAGTTGGCCAAGGCCAAGCAGCGAGAAATGTCCAAGAGGAATTCTTAGTGATGGATTGCGATTCACTGTACAacgtcatcatgggacgaaccatgatccacaaaATGCAAGCAATCCCATCCAC GCTAGGAGACGGTTCTAAGGATGAAGAAGCTAAACAAGATCCCTCGAGAGGGGAAAAAAAGGCAAAGAGGAGAAAGGCCGGATCGAGCAGTCTGGTGAAACCCACAGAGGTTGATGCTCGGCCCGAAACCCCTTCTCCGGAGCCAGataaagaaatggaggatatctccCTCGAAGACGATTCAAACAGGAGTGTCTGA